The Paraburkholderia sp. PREW-6R genomic interval GGCTCGGCTTTAAATCCGCGCGCTCCGCGTTCAGCAACGACACGCTGCCCGCAGGCACGACCCGACTGGACGAGCCACTCAGACGCCTCTACCTGCGTGGGGTGGTGCTGCATCTGACCAATCCGAAAGCGATTCTCGTGTGGACGTCGATCGTCTCGCTGGCCGTTTCGTCCGCGGGCGGCGCGTCGCACATGGCACCAGTCGTGCTCGGCTGCATGTGCATTGGCGTCTCGGTGTTCAGCAGCTACGCGATGCTGTTCTCGACCGCCTCTGCACGGCGCACGTATGCGGCGATCCGGCACTGGCTCGACGGCTCGCTGGCGATCATGTTCGGTGTGGCCGGCCTGAAGATGCTGACGTCGAAAAGCTAGGCACGCCGGCGCGGTTCGCCTGCTCTGCGATACTGTGGCCTCGACAGACAGCACGAGCCCACGAACACAATGAGCGGTCGCCTTATTCCACATTTCGGCAGCAGCCACTCGCCGCTGCAAAAGCGGCTTTACCTCGCCGGTGTGATCGCGCTACTCGGCGGCCTGATCGCGGCGGTCGTCATCTATATCGCGGCGCCCGCGCCGGACAGCGCCGTCTCCCTCTACAGCATCGCCGATCCGCGCTATCAGATCGAATTGCAGCGAATCGGCGGCAACGCCGCGGTGCTGATGGCGCAGTTTCACCAATGGTTCAATGGATTGTGGCACGGCACCGCACTCGCTTTTACTGTGGCCGTACTGGGCATGGCGATCGCGGGCTTGTGCTTTTTCACCGGTTACTTCTTCGCCTACCCCGACTCCGATACCGTTGCCGACAGCGACCGCCCCCGCCACGACGACACACCGCAGCGCTAGCGCCCTTCATCATGGCGCCGCGCCGTTTGCGCCCTGCACGAGGTCGGCCTCGCGTGCACCCGGCTCTTTCACGCCGGCCGAGTGCAGCGCTTCATGCAACGTGCCAAAAATATGGTCGGGCTCGACGATCGGGGTAATTCCGTGCCGGTCCATATCGGCTCGCAGGTAGCGATTCACGCGCGCGAACAGCACGTTGATGCCGCTGCGCTTGAGCGTCTCGCACAACTCGCCGACCGAACGCGCCGCCGAGTAATCGAGGTCGGTGATCGCGCTTGCGTCGACCACGAAACACTGCACCGCGTTTGGCGCCTGGTCGATCAGGCGCCGGGTATCGTCGACGAAAAAATGGTCGTTCGCGTAAAACAGGTCGGCGCCGAAGCGGTAGACGATCAATCCAGGCGCCGTCTGCAAACCCGGCGTGGCGGGCACCGGCACCCAGATGCCGTTATCGCCCGGCGCGAGGATCATCGTGTGGGGCCGGTAACTGTGGCGTACATGACGCAGCAGCGACAATGCGACTGCCACGAGAATCCCGTGTTCGACACCGATCAGCACCACCGCCGCTGCAGTGAACACCGCAAGCGTGAACTCGCCGGGACTTTCGCTGCGGATCGCCAGCAGCGTTTTCCAGTCGATGAGCCCGATCGCGATCGTGAAGACGATGCTTGCCAGGATACAGTGCGGCAGATACTGCAGAAAGCGGCTAAAAAACAGCAGCACGACCACCACGACGACCGCGAAGGCGAGCTGGGCGAACTGGCTGCGCGCGCCGGCGAGATCGGCCATCGCGGTCTGCGTGGGGCTGCCGTTGACCACGAATGCGCCGGAAAACGCCGCCGCCGCGTTGGCTGCGGCGATGCCGAGCAGATCGGCGTTGGTATCGACTGATTCCTGATGGCGCTCGGCGAACACACGGCTCGCGGCGGCGCTCTGCGCAACGATCATCACGAAACACGATGCCGCTACCGGCAACAGATCGAGCGTCTGTTCCCACGTGACCGACGGCACCCGCAGCGGCGGCAACCCGCCCGCCACGGGGCCAAGCACGGCAATGCCGCGCGCGGCGAATCCACCCAGGTCGCTTGCGGCGATACCGGCGACCACGGCGATCAGCGGCGCGGGCACTCGCGGCAGATATCGCTTGCAAACGAGAACGGTGGTGACAACAAGCAGTGAAATCGCCAGCGTCCACGGTTGGATGCGGGCCGCCTCACGCACCACGAGCAGGAGCTGATCAACGCTGCGACTGGCATGCGCTGCAATGCCCAGCATGTCGCCCAGCATCGCAATGCCCACCTGCACGCCCACACCCGCGAGAAAGCCCACCAGCACCGTGCGCGACAGAAAGTCCGCCAGAAAGCCGAGTTTGAAGACTCGCGCGATCAGGAGCAACACGGCCGTCAGCAACGCGACCATTGCGGCAAGGGACGCGTATTCGACGCTCGACGCCGGCGCCATGCTCGACAGGCGGCTCGCGAAGATGGTCGCGGTGGCGGAGTCGGCAGCCACGACGAGATGCCGCGACGCGCCGAAGAACGCAAACGCAATGAGCGGCAGAAAGACGGTGTACAGCCCGGTCACGGCCGGCATGCCGGCGATGCGTGCATAACCGAGCACCTGCGGTATATCCATTGATGCGAGTTGCACACCGGCAAGCGCGTCGCGCGCCGCCGACAAGCGAGTCAGCGGCAGCAGGCCTTTCAGCAGGCCCAGGCGCGCTTTGATGTCCAACAAGAATTGCCGCATACGCGATACCGCCTGAGTTCCGGGTTATCGCACATCGTGCCCTGATCGGGCACATGACGGCAAGTGAAGACAAGCGAAGATGCGTTAAGACAAGTTAAGACAGGCGCAGACAGAAGGAGATGCGGGAGCACGCGAGGGCACGTGATCGTGGAGACGCGGTGAAGCCGGGGCAAAGCGTACAAAGAGACGACTCAGCGCCTGAAGTGACCCGTAAGCGGATCGACGTGCCGTGCAAAGCCAAACAGCGCCGCAATGCAGATCGGGAAGACAAACAGAAAAACGGCCAGCATCCCTCACCCCGTAACATAGTGTTGCGGGCAAGTTTAAGCGATACGCAAGCCGTGTGAATGAGGAGAAACCGCAAAGCACTATTGACTCCGGTCACGACATGCCCGTGCGCGGCGGCCTGCCAGGTGCCGGCACGCGCGCACCGAACAACGGTCACTCAGTGCGCAAACGTGTGACGTTGCGTGCCGCGCAAAGGCAAACATTTGCGCATTTGTCATCTGGTCAATCGCTTTGGCACGCGGGATGGGCGATGCGGTGATCGGCCGCGGGTAGACGACTTCCTCTATGAGTTTTGCTGTATGTCCCGGCGCGTTCATGGCGGGCGCTTTCACGCCGGCGCGCCCGTGCCCGCGCCGCCCCGTATAATCGGGCATGACCCAAATCTCACATTCTCCACGTCCGCAGTTCGCCGCGCACGGTCGCCGCGCGTCCCGTCGCCGTCTGGCGGCCGTATGAAAACGCCTAAGCGCCTCGTTCCACTCGTCGAAGAAGGTTTGATCGACGAAGTCATTTCACAGCTGATGAGCGGTAAGGAAGCGACCGTCTATGTCGTGCGTAGCGGCGACGCCACGCGTTGCGCAAAAGTCTACAAGGACGCGAAACAGCGCAGTTTCCGCCAGGCCGCCTCGTACCGCGAGGGACGCAAGGTCAAGAACAGCCGCGAACAGCGCGCAATGGAAAAAGGCAGCCGCTACGGCCGCGAAGTGCAGGAACAGGCGTGGCAGAACGCCGAAGTCGACGCGCTGTTCCAGCTCGCCAACGCCGGCGTGCGCGTGCCGCAGCCCTTTATCTGCACCGACGGCGTGCTGCTGATGGAACTCGTGACCGACGCGCACGGCAATGTCGCGCCGCGTCTGAACGACGTTGAAATGAGCGAGGCGCGCGCGCTCGAACTGCATGCGCGACTACTCAACGAAGTGGTGCGGATGCTCTGCGCAGGGATGATCCACGGCGATCTGTCCGAATACAACATTCTGCTGGCCGAAGACGGCCCGGTCATCATCGATCTGCCGCAAGCCGTGAACGCGGCCGGCAATCTCGAAGCGCCTGCCATGCTGGAGCGTGACGTCGACAACCTCGCCGCGTATTTTGGCCGCTTCGCGCCCGCACTTCTCGAAGCCAGCTACGGCAAGGAAATCTGGGCGCTGTACGAGGCCGGCGCATTGCACGTAGATACGCCACTGACCGGCCGTGTCGAACAGGACACGACTCCGGTAGACCTGGAAGCCGTGTTGCAGGAACTCGAAGACACACGTCTCGAAGAAGAAGCGCGACAACGCCACGAGCAATCGCTGCGCAGCGACGCTTGAACCGTGGCGTTGTTTGGCCCTTGTTTGGGCTGGGCTAACGCGATTGGCCTGATTTAACGCGAGCTCGGTGCACTGCGCCGTGCCGCCGCCACAGGCGTATCACACCACCGCTTTGACCGGCGCCGCAGCCGTAACACCCGGTGCCGGCCCGACCGAGCCGCGCATTGTCACCGTCACCGGGAACTCGCGGAAAATGTCCCATGTGGTGCGATAACACTGATTGACGAGCCAGCGCACCGCGTTCTGCGTCAATTCCGCCGTGGGAATGTGGACCGAGGTCAGCCCGGGCGCGGCGTAGGCGGCGGAATAGTCGTCGTCGTAACCGATCACCGACACCTGGGACGGCACCGCAATCCCCGCCTGGTGAAAACGCGCTAGCACGCTCACCGCCATGGTGTCGTTCGCGCAGAAAAGACCGGTGAAAGGCCGCTTCGAATCGAGCAGTTGCTGCGCGGCCGCGTAGCCGCCTTCCGGCGAGAAGTCCGACTCGATCAGCGTGACATCCTGCTGCGATATTTTCTCGCGCGCCAGTTCCGCAAAGAAACCGCCGAGCCGGGCCTGATTGTCCGACGAGGTCGCGGGCCCGGAAATCACCGCGATCTCGCGATGCCCATGATCGAGCAGCGTGCGCGCCGCCAGTTCGCCGCCGCGCCAGTGGTCGGCGCAGAACGAAGCGTCCGGCAACTGTTCGAATGCGCGGTTCAGGAACACCATTTTTGGGTGCATCCGGTGCAGCATGATCAGATCCTCGTCGTGCAGATCATGGCTGATCACCACCACGCCGTCGCAATCGCGTTCAATCAGGAAGCGCACGGCCTCGATGGCCTGCTCGCGCGGCGACGCCTCTCCGCAGCCGGTGGCAACCACCACGTGACGGCCCACCGCGCGCAATTCGGTGTCGGTCTGCTTGAGGATCGTGCCGTAGTACGAGCCGAAAAACGTCGGCACGAAAATGCCGACCAGCCCGAGCGACTGCGTGGCCATCGCGCGCCCGATCGACGACGGCCGGAAATTCAACTGTTCGATTGCGGCTTTCACGCGCGCCGCGGCGTCGGCGGAAATCGGCCCTTTGCCGGAAATGGCTCGCGACGCCGTGGACATGCCCACGCCGGCCAATTCGGCGACATCTTTCAGTGTAGCCACGCGGTTCTCCGTCAAGCCGTTGCGGTTGTTCCGGTGCGAAAGCTACAGGCGCCCTCCGCTCGCTTCGTCGAACAGCGAGATATGCCGGCTGTCGAAAGAAAACGCCGCAGTGTCGCCCACATTCACCGGAATTCTGGTCTGGTCGATCGAAGCGATCTGTACGCCATGATAATCGAGCCAGATAACCTGGTGGTTGCCCATCGGCTCCACGAGCGCCACTTTGGCCAATCCGTTCGCGCCGGCCTCCTCGCCGGTTGCCACATCTTCCGCGCGCACACCGAGCACGCACGGCAGACCATCGGCAGGCGCGGCCTTGAACGCGTAATCGGACACGTTCAATCGCAGATGCGGCATGCAGAAGCAGCGCACGCCGTCGCGCGATTCCAGCGTCCCTTTCAGCAGGTTCATGGCGGGCGAACCGAGGAACGTCGCGACGAACAGATTGTCGGGCCGCGCATAAACCTCGGCCGGCGTGCCGAACTGCTGGATCACGCCGCCGCGCATCACCGCCATGCGCGTGGCGAGCGTCATGGCCTCGACCTGATCGTGCGTGACGTAGATCATGGTCGCGCCGAGACGCTGGTGCAGCTGCTTCAGCTCACGGCGCAGTTCGGTGCGCAGTTTGGCGTCGAGGTTGGACAGCGGTTCGTCGAACAGGAACACGTCGGCTTCACGCACGATCGCGCGGCCGATCGCCACACGCTGCCGCTGTCCGCCCGACAGTTGCGAAGGCTTGCGCTTGAGCAGCGGCCCGAGTTGCAGCATGTCCGACGCGCGCGCCACCCGCCGCGCGATTTCCGCCTTCGGCGTACCGTTGATGCGCAATGCGAACGACAGGTTTCGCTCCACGCTCATCGTCGGATAGAGCGCATAGGACTGGAAAACGAGCGCGATGCGACGGTCTTTCGGATCGGCCCACGTCATGTCTTCGCCGCCGATCTCGATGCTGCCCTCGCTTACGTCGATAAGACCCGCGATGCTGTGCAGCAACGTGGATTTGCCGCAGCCGGACGGCCCGAGCAGCACGACGAATTCGCCCGCGTGCACGTCGAGGTCGAGGTTGCGGATCACCGTGTTCGCGCCGAGCCGGATCGTCAGGTCGCGGATCGCCACATTGGCCGGCTGCGTGAGACCGGCGGCGTCCGCCGCGGCCGGGTTCTGTGCGGCGCGCTGCACGTTTTCCGCGTCTGTCGTGATCGCCATGTTTGCCAGGTTCGTCATCGCCTTATCCCTTGACCGCGCCGGACGCAATGCCGCGCACGAACCAGCGGCCCGAAATGAAGTACACCGCGAGCGGCACCATGGAGGTCAGGATCGTCGCCGCCATGTTGACGTTGTAAAGCCGCTCGCCCGTGGTCGTGTTGATGATGTTGTTCAGCTGCACGGTCATCGGCAGATTTTTCGTGCCGGCGAACACGAGGCCGAGAATGAAGTCGTTCCAGATGCCCGTCACCTGCATGATGATCGCGACGACGATGATCGGCACCGACATCGGCAACATCAGTTGCAGAAAGATACGCCAGAAACCACCGCCGTCGATGCGCGCCGCCTTGAACAGCTCCTCGGGAATCGACGCATAGTAGTTGCGGAACAGCAGCGTCATCACCGGCATGCCGAAAATCGTGTGAATCACCACGATGCCCGGCAGCGAACTGAACAGATGTACGCTCGCCAGCGCGCGCACGAGCGGATAGACCATCACCTGCACGGGAATGAACGCCCCCATCAGCAGCACGCCGAACAGCAGGCCCGCGCCGCGCGGCCGCCAGAACGACAACGCATAGCCATTGATCGCGCCCACCATGATCGACAGCACGGTGCTCGGCACGACAATGCGCACCGAGTTCCAGAAGCCGACGCGAATGCCGTTGCAATCGAGCCCGGTGCACGCGGATCGCCACGCGGCGCTCCACGCGTCGAGTGTGAAATGCGCGGGAAGCGCGAGCAGACTGCCGAGCCGGATCTCGCTCATCGGCTTGACCGACGTGACGAGCATCACGTAGAGCGGCAACAGAAAAAAGAGCGCAGCGGTGAGCAGAAACGCGTAGACGCCGACACGCGCGGGCGTGACCGCGCGCCGGCGGCGACGCGCGGCGTGGGCCGCTGCATGTTCGTGCGGTGTACTGAGCGTGTTCATCAGACCTCCTTGCGCAACGCCGCGCGGCTGCGCGCATAGAAGAACGGCGCGAGAATCGCCAGCACGGTCGCGAGCAGAACGATCGACGCCGCCGATGCAAGGCCGAGATTCGCGCGCCCGAACAGGTAATCCATGATGAACTTGGCAGGCACTTCGCTCGCGGTGCCAGGACCGCCTTGCGTCATCGCCACCACCGCGTCGTAAAGCTTCACGACCATCACGAACAGCAGCACGAACGCGGTGGAAACAGACGGCCCGAGCATCGGCACGACAATGCTCGCGTAGACGCGCCAGCGCGGAATGCCGTCGACGCGCGCCGCTTTCCACAGTTCGTCGTCTATACCGCGCAAGCCTGCGAGCAGCAGCGCCATCACGAGACCGGACGCCTGCCACACCGTCGCGATCACGATGGTGTAGATCACCCAGTCCTGATCGACGATCCAGTCGAAACGCGCATGCACGAATCCCATTTTATGCAGCACGGCCTGCGCTCCGAGTTGCGGATTCAGAATCCACTGCCACACGAGACCCGTTGCAACGAACGACATCGAATACGGGTACAGAAACACCGTGCGTAGCACGCCTTCGCCCATCACCCGCTGGTCGATGAAGATGGCGAGCAGCAGTCCGATTACCATGCACGCGACGATGAAGCACGCGCCGTAAATCACGATGTTCTGCAGCGACAGCAGCCAGCGGTCGTTATGGAAAAGCCGCGTGTATTGCGTCACGCCGGCAAAACCGCCGGACGGAAAGGTGCGCGAGTTGCTGAGCGACACGCGCGCGGTCCACACCATCGTGCCGAGATAGGCGAACACGACGGTCAGCACCATCGGCAGCAGCGCGATCCATGCTGCAATCGGCCAGCGCTTTTTTAACGGCTTTTTCGAGCGCGCGTTGCGCGCGTTCGAGTCCGCCGCAGCCACTTTCAGCGCGTGCATGGCAGGCACCTAGCTCTGCAACGCGCTGGCGAACGCTTTCTGCGCGTCGTCGACCGACTGGTTCCTGTTCCAGAAGTTAGTAATTACGTCGATCAACGCGCCCTGCGTGTCGGGCGACAACAGCATTTCTGGATTCGGCAACTGACGCGATTTGTCTTTCATGATCGCGATGCCCTCCTTCGCGCAGATGTCGAGACTGCTTGCGTCCACGTCGGGACGAATCGGAATGGAGCCTTTCTTCGCGCTGAACGCAACCTGCGCGGCCGGCGACGTCATCACCGTGGCGAGCAGGTTCTGCGCCTTGATCGTCGTCGGGTTGTCGGTCTTCGGGAAGACGAAGACGTCGCCCGCCACCAGATACGGCGAATGCGGACCGAAGCCGGGGAAGCAGCCGAAGTCTTTGCCCGCGCTCTGGTTGGCCGCGGAAAACTCGCCCTTCGCCCAGTCGCCCATGATCTGCACGCCCGCCTTGCCGGAAATCACGAGTGCGGTGGCGTCGTTCCAGTTGCGCCCCGGCGAACCGGCGTCGACGAAATCATGCAGCTTCTTGAACGCGGCCAGCACTTTTTTGAACGCATCCGACTTCACCGCGTTCGCGTCGTGATCGCGATAGACCTTCAGGTACAGGTCGGGGCCGCCGACGTCGGCGAACACCGCGTCGAACGTGATCTTTTCCTGCCACGGCTGGCCGCCCAGCGCGAGCGGAATCACGCCCGCGGCTTTGAGCTTGCCGAGATCCGCGAGGAACTCGTCGTAGCTCTTCGGCTCGCCGGTGATGCCGGCTTTCTGGAACACCGGCTTCGAGTAGAAAAACCAGGCCGGCATATGGATATCGACGGGCGCCGCGTAGTAATGCCCTTTCACGCGGATGCTGTCGAGAATCGACGGTGGAAAAACGCTGTTCCAGTTTTCTTTCGCGGCGACGTCATCGACATTGTTCAGCAGGCCCTGGTCGATCAGGTCGTGAAACTGTTTGGACGTGTTGAACTGCGCGGCCGTGGGTGGATCGCCGCCGACGATCCGGTTGATCGCCGTGGAGCGCGCCTGATCGGCACCGGCCACCGCATTGTCGACCCACTGCCCGCCGGCCTTGTTGTACGCGTCGGCAAACTGGCGAATTGCAGCGGATTCGCCACCCGAGGTCCACCAGTGGATCACGTTCGCTTTCAATGGCTCTGCATGGGCGATGACACCATACAACGCCAATGCCGCGGCCATGCCACGCAAGACCCATCCTGTACGCTTCATGTTGTCTCCTTGGTCCGACGCTCCTCCAGAAACTTCGCCACGAGCTCCGCGCTGCGCTTGATGGTGCGCTGCTGCGTACTGTAATCGACATGGACGATACCGAAGCGGCGCTCATACCCGAACGCCCACTCGAAGTTGTCCATCAGCGACCACAGGAAATAGCCGCGAATATCCACGCCTGCCTTGATCGCCTGGTCGACCGCGGCGAGGTGCCGCTTGAGAAATGCAATGCGCTGCGTGTCGTCGACGCGGCCGTCGATCACCTTGTCGTCCGACGCCATGCCGTTTTCCGTGATGTAGACCGGCGGCAGATTCGCGTAAGTGTGCCTGAAGCCGATCAGCAGATCGCGCAGCCCATCGGGGAACACCTCCCAGCCCATCTGCGTGCGCTCCACGCCTTCGAGCAGCACTTCACGAAAGCCATGGGCGCCGTCGCTCTCTACTTGGGTGCGGAAGTAATAGTTGATGCCAAGGAAATCCAGCGGCGCTGCAATAGTTTGCATATCGCCTTCGAGCACGAGTGGCTCGGTGCCCGGCCACAGTTCCCACAGGTCTTGCGGATACGCGCCCTTGAGCAGCGGATCGAGAATCCAGGCGTTGTGCTGCACTTCGAACAGATGCGCGGCGCGCCGGTCGGCGGCGCTGTCGCTATTCGCCGTGCCGCGCCCGATGTTCGCGACAATGCCTTTGCGCGACGCCGGGTCGTTGGTGCGCAGCACCGGCATCGCGAGACCATGCGCGAGCAGCAGATGGTGCATGGCCTGAGTGGCATAGCGACCGTCGGCAAGGCCCGGCGCGTGGTGTCCGTTGCCATAGCCCAGATACGCGGAGCACCACGGCTCGTTGAGCGTCGCCCAGGCATCGACGAGCCCCGACAACTCGCGGCTCACGAGGCCGGCGTAATCGGCGAAACGGTACGCGGTTTCGCGGTTGAGCCAGCCGCCGCGAGCTTCGAGATGCTGCGGCAGATCCCAGTGATACAGCGTCACGAAGGTGGCGATGCCCTTTTCTTTCAGACGTGTGAGCAGACGCCTGTAAAAGTCGAGCCCCTTGCGGTTCGGGCTGCCCGCTTCGTCCATCACGCGCGGCCACGCGATCGACAGCCGGTAGCCTTCGAGGCCGAGCCCGGCGAGCATGTCCACGTCCTGTTCCCAGCGATGATAGTGGTCGCATGCCACCGCC includes:
- a CDS encoding LysE family translocator; the encoded protein is MTPSSFLTADVLIAYGAYFVGTASPGPSNLAIMSLAMSSGRRAALTFALGVVSGSFFWALLALLGLSAVLAAYSPCLVAIRMAGGLYLLWLGFKSARSAFSNDTLPAGTTRLDEPLRRLYLRGVVLHLTNPKAILVWTSIVSLAVSSAGGASHMAPVVLGCMCIGVSVFSSYAMLFSTASARRTYAAIRHWLDGSLAIMFGVAGLKMLTSKS
- a CDS encoding SulP family inorganic anion transporter, which gives rise to MRQFLLDIKARLGLLKGLLPLTRLSAARDALAGVQLASMDIPQVLGYARIAGMPAVTGLYTVFLPLIAFAFFGASRHLVVAADSATATIFASRLSSMAPASSVEYASLAAMVALLTAVLLLIARVFKLGFLADFLSRTVLVGFLAGVGVQVGIAMLGDMLGIAAHASRSVDQLLLVVREAARIQPWTLAISLLVVTTVLVCKRYLPRVPAPLIAVVAGIAASDLGGFAARGIAVLGPVAGGLPPLRVPSVTWEQTLDLLPVAASCFVMIVAQSAAASRVFAERHQESVDTNADLLGIAAANAAAAFSGAFVVNGSPTQTAMADLAGARSQFAQLAFAVVVVVVLLFFSRFLQYLPHCILASIVFTIAIGLIDWKTLLAIRSESPGEFTLAVFTAAAVVLIGVEHGILVAVALSLLRHVRHSYRPHTMILAPGDNGIWVPVPATPGLQTAPGLIVYRFGADLFYANDHFFVDDTRRLIDQAPNAVQCFVVDASAITDLDYSAARSVGELCETLKRSGINVLFARVNRYLRADMDRHGITPIVEPDHIFGTLHEALHSAGVKEPGAREADLVQGANGAAP
- a CDS encoding PA4780 family RIO1-like protein kinase, with the translated sequence MKTPKRLVPLVEEGLIDEVISQLMSGKEATVYVVRSGDATRCAKVYKDAKQRSFRQAASYREGRKVKNSREQRAMEKGSRYGREVQEQAWQNAEVDALFQLANAGVRVPQPFICTDGVLLMELVTDAHGNVAPRLNDVEMSEARALELHARLLNEVVRMLCAGMIHGDLSEYNILLAEDGPVIIDLPQAVNAAGNLEAPAMLERDVDNLAAYFGRFAPALLEASYGKEIWALYEAGALHVDTPLTGRVEQDTTPVDLEAVLQELEDTRLEEEARQRHEQSLRSDA
- a CDS encoding substrate-binding domain-containing protein, with translation MATLKDVAELAGVGMSTASRAISGKGPISADAAARVKAAIEQLNFRPSSIGRAMATQSLGLVGIFVPTFFGSYYGTILKQTDTELRAVGRHVVVATGCGEASPREQAIEAVRFLIERDCDGVVVISHDLHDEDLIMLHRMHPKMVFLNRAFEQLPDASFCADHWRGGELAARTLLDHGHREIAVISGPATSSDNQARLGGFFAELAREKISQQDVTLIESDFSPEGGYAAAQQLLDSKRPFTGLFCANDTMAVSVLARFHQAGIAVPSQVSVIGYDDDYSAAYAAPGLTSVHIPTAELTQNAVRWLVNQCYRTTWDIFREFPVTVTMRGSVGPAPGVTAAAPVKAVV
- a CDS encoding ABC transporter ATP-binding protein, giving the protein MTNLANMAITTDAENVQRAAQNPAAADAAGLTQPANVAIRDLTIRLGANTVIRNLDLDVHAGEFVVLLGPSGCGKSTLLHSIAGLIDVSEGSIEIGGEDMTWADPKDRRIALVFQSYALYPTMSVERNLSFALRINGTPKAEIARRVARASDMLQLGPLLKRKPSQLSGGQRQRVAIGRAIVREADVFLFDEPLSNLDAKLRTELRRELKQLHQRLGATMIYVTHDQVEAMTLATRMAVMRGGVIQQFGTPAEVYARPDNLFVATFLGSPAMNLLKGTLESRDGVRCFCMPHLRLNVSDYAFKAAPADGLPCVLGVRAEDVATGEEAGANGLAKVALVEPMGNHQVIWLDYHGVQIASIDQTRIPVNVGDTAAFSFDSRHISLFDEASGGRL
- a CDS encoding carbohydrate ABC transporter permease, with product MNTLSTPHEHAAAHAARRRRRAVTPARVGVYAFLLTAALFFLLPLYVMLVTSVKPMSEIRLGSLLALPAHFTLDAWSAAWRSACTGLDCNGIRVGFWNSVRIVVPSTVLSIMVGAINGYALSFWRPRGAGLLFGVLLMGAFIPVQVMVYPLVRALASVHLFSSLPGIVVIHTIFGMPVMTLLFRNYYASIPEELFKAARIDGGGFWRIFLQLMLPMSVPIIVVAIIMQVTGIWNDFILGLVFAGTKNLPMTVQLNNIINTTTGERLYNVNMAATILTSMVPLAVYFISGRWFVRGIASGAVKG
- a CDS encoding sugar ABC transporter permease, giving the protein MHALKVAAADSNARNARSKKPLKKRWPIAAWIALLPMVLTVVFAYLGTMVWTARVSLSNSRTFPSGGFAGVTQYTRLFHNDRWLLSLQNIVIYGACFIVACMVIGLLLAIFIDQRVMGEGVLRTVFLYPYSMSFVATGLVWQWILNPQLGAQAVLHKMGFVHARFDWIVDQDWVIYTIVIATVWQASGLVMALLLAGLRGIDDELWKAARVDGIPRWRVYASIVVPMLGPSVSTAFVLLFVMVVKLYDAVVAMTQGGPGTASEVPAKFIMDYLFGRANLGLASAASIVLLATVLAILAPFFYARSRAALRKEV
- a CDS encoding ABC transporter substrate-binding protein, with translation MKRTGWVLRGMAAALALYGVIAHAEPLKANVIHWWTSGGESAAIRQFADAYNKAGGQWVDNAVAGADQARSTAINRIVGGDPPTAAQFNTSKQFHDLIDQGLLNNVDDVAAKENWNSVFPPSILDSIRVKGHYYAAPVDIHMPAWFFYSKPVFQKAGITGEPKSYDEFLADLGKLKAAGVIPLALGGQPWQEKITFDAVFADVGGPDLYLKVYRDHDANAVKSDAFKKVLAAFKKLHDFVDAGSPGRNWNDATALVISGKAGVQIMGDWAKGEFSAANQSAGKDFGCFPGFGPHSPYLVAGDVFVFPKTDNPTTIKAQNLLATVMTSPAAQVAFSAKKGSIPIRPDVDASSLDICAKEGIAIMKDKSRQLPNPEMLLSPDTQGALIDVITNFWNRNQSVDDAQKAFASALQS
- a CDS encoding GH1 family beta-glucosidase, with amino-acid sequence MANDASAVSDALPPHVSPADPFTPPADSALWRRDFLLGAATAAYQIEGAVDEDGRLPSIWDTFSALPGKVLAGDTGAVACDHYHRWEQDVDMLAGLGLEGYRLSIAWPRVMDEAGSPNRKGLDFYRRLLTRLKEKGIATFVTLYHWDLPQHLEARGGWLNRETAYRFADYAGLVSRELSGLVDAWATLNEPWCSAYLGYGNGHHAPGLADGRYATQAMHHLLLAHGLAMPVLRTNDPASRKGIVANIGRGTANSDSAADRRAAHLFEVQHNAWILDPLLKGAYPQDLWELWPGTEPLVLEGDMQTIAAPLDFLGINYYFRTQVESDGAHGFREVLLEGVERTQMGWEVFPDGLRDLLIGFRHTYANLPPVYITENGMASDDKVIDGRVDDTQRIAFLKRHLAAVDQAIKAGVDIRGYFLWSLMDNFEWAFGYERRFGIVHVDYSTQQRTIKRSAELVAKFLEERRTKETT